ACGTTCATCCTTTTCCAATACCTTTTCAAGGTAGGGTTTTGCATTTGAGGGTTGGCCAAGTAAAAAATAACCAAGGCCAAGTTCAAAGAGTACTTCTTGATGATGTAAAGAGGCTTCTGCTGCATTTCTTTTTAGGTATTCGTTAAGAACTTCTACTTGTTTAGAATAATTTCCCGTTTCTTTATAGCTTCTTGCAAGCAAATAGAGTGTTTTAAAATCCAGATCTACAAGCTTTGTTTGTAGCAAGTTGATGACTAATGGGTAGTTACCGGCATGAAAATGTGATCTGGAAAGTAAATAATAAAGATCAGATTTTGCTTGATCTTTTGCTTGAGAGTCGTATGTAAGAGGATATTTTCCTTGTTCAACCTTTTCTAAAAGTTCTTGGTAAAGAGCTGCGCTTTCATTAAACAATGCTGCAAAATAGAGTCTTTTTGCAGCGCTATGAACCTGATAATAGTTTTCGGTAAGGATCTGTTCGGTTGCTATATAGTAGAGACGATCATCAAGGGGCCATGATGAAAGAGGATATTTTTGGCTCAGCTTTTTCAAGATAGAAAAAGCCTCTTCTTTGTTGTTTAATTCCGCACGGATTCTTGCATAAAGAGCAGTTGCTCTCAAATATAAATCATCTGGAAGTGTGCTTTTTAACAGCTTTTTTATTCTAGTCTCAGCATCTTTTGCTGACCCCAATTCAAGTTCTGTAAATGCCAAACGGATGGAAATGTCAGCAAAAGTGTAGATATCTGTATGGGCTTGGACATTGAGCTGTAAAAGCTCTTTATAGGCATCTTTTGCCTCTGGTAGATTTTTAGACCTCATTGCTGCTTCTGCTTTTTGGTGCAGATGTTTCATCTCTTCATAAGGCGGAGTATTTTCAAATCCGAATAGAGAAAAATGGAGTTGAATAAGAAAAAAAAGAAATAAAAATGAAAAAAAATTAATTTTACGCATAAAAAAATTATACACGTCAAAATTTCAAAAGTAAAGAGGATTTCTAGCCCTCAAAAATGGGTGCTTTAAGATCGTGCATAAAACTGTTTAATGCCTTTACATATTATTATAGAGCTGATTGAAAAAGGATTTAATTTTGAAAAACAACCTGCCCAATCGCTATTGTTTGAGCTGAAAAAGTAGGTAAATTTTGCCCTTTCCTGCATCGATTTAGATGCTGAAACTAACTAGAATTGAAAAAACTTGAAGAATTATATTGCAGAATATGTTCGAAGTTAATATTTATATAAATGTCGTGTCAATCTTTAACAACAGGAGGAGTTTTGGTATGGCATTAAAGAATACTATAAAAGGAATTCAAGACTTACTAGCAGGTATTACAACAGACTTGCAGAAAGCTGATAACGGTAACAAGGCTGCAGCACAACGTGTGCGCACTGGTACTATTAAATTAGAAAAATTAGCAAAAGTTTATCGTAAAGAGTCTATTGCTGATGAAAAGAAAAATAAAGGCAAAAAGCCAGCAAAAGCTGCAAAGCCTGCAAAAAAAGCTGCTCCTAAAAAAGCTGCTGCTAAGCCTGCACATAAGGCTGTAGCAAAAAAAGCTGTTCACCATAAAAAAGCAGTTCATCACAAAAAAGCAGCGGTAAAGTCTTCTCACCTAAGCGTAAAAAGACCTACTGCAAAATTACACCACAAAAAGAAAAGATAATCTTTGATAGTTGCAAGTCTGTTGCAATTATTAGGACGATTGGTGTGAAATAACGGGGCGATTTAAATCGCCCTTATTTATCTTATATATTTATGAACTGTTGGAATGTGTCTTCCAACAAGTGGAGTTAGCGCTTTTTCCGTTACACGCAAAATAAGTGGTGACTGTTTTCTTTTATACTCATTTTGATGAAGCTTTTTGATCCATATAGCTACATAGTCGGGATGAACATTATTCTTTCTTCCAATTTCTTTAATGGATAAGCCCATTTCGATATAATCACAAAGAATTTTATCAAGAAGATCATAATCAGGAAGGGAGTCAGAATCCTTTTGGTTAGGGCGAAGTTCTGCGCTTGGCGCTCTTTCAATAATGGATAGAGGAATTGTATGAGATGTGTCATGAATCCAGTTGGCAAGCTGATAAAGCATTGTCTTATAGACATCTCCAAGTACGCTGAGTGCGCCGCATGAGTCTCCATAAAGAGTGGAGTAGCCCATGGCAAGTTCGCTCTTATTGGCAGTGTTTAAAAGTAGGCTATTTTCTTTATTAGAGAAGGCCATAAGTAGCATGCCGCGAATGCGCGCTTGTAGATTTTCCTCTGTTATGTCGTTAGTTGCTAGGTTGAGAGGTTGTGATAAAGTGTTAAGAAAGCATTGAAATAAGGGGTCGATAGAGAGTTCTTTGAAGCGAATTTTTAATGTTTTTGCAAGAAAGAGGGCATCTTTTTTACATTCATTTGAGGAGTAAAGGGAGGGCATAGATAGGGCAAGGACATTTTCTGGTCCTAGGGCTTCTGTTGCAATGCAGGCAACAAGCGCTGAGTCAATACCGCCAGACAGACCAAGACATGCTTTTGTAAAGCCTAATTTATGAAAATAGTCGCGCACTCCCATGACAAGTGCTCGGTAGAGCCCTTCTATTTCATTATAGCTAGGATTTATGGGTGCGTGTGAGAAGGGGGATAAAGAAAGAATTTCTTCAGAAAACCCTTTTGCAAAGAGATTGAGCTTTCCGTGAGCATCAATGAGCATGCTATGTCCATCAAAAATTAAGCCATCATTTGCCCCCACTTGGTTGCACAGAATTAAAGGGCATTTTAGCGTGATTGCGGCTCGTTTTGCAATTTCTATGCGAGTATGGGGTTTGTGAATGCTGTATGGAGATGCGGACAGGTTTAAAAGTAAATCGATATTTTTAGATTGCAATTGGAGAACAGGATCGTGATAGTAGCATGTATCTTTAAGAAGTTTTGAGTGTTGCCACAGATCTTCACAAATAGTGACCGCCATGCGTTTTTGACAGAGTTCAAAAATAAGGGGCTTGGTTCCAGGCTCAAAGTAGCGTCTTTCATCAAAAACATCGTATGTTGGAAGGAGTTGTTTGTCATAAAAGTCTAGGATCTGTCCATTTTGTAAAAGGGCTGCTGAATTAAATAAAAATTTTTCTTTTTTGCTGGGATTTTTTCGTACGGTACCAAGAAGTATGGTGATATCTTTTGTCTCCGGTAAGATTTCTAGTAATGCTTTTTCTAGATCTTCAACAAAATGAGGTAGAAAAAGAAGGTCTAAGGGAGGATAGCCACAGAGTGCAAGTTCAGGCGTTAAAAGAAGATCACTCTTTTCTTTTTTTGCCTGGTGTATAGACGCGATGATACGTTCCTTATTCAGGGCAATTGCGCCAACAGTAGGATTAATTTGAGCTAGTGTAATTTTCATAACTTACGCGGTATACGAATTTTCTGAAGAAGAAATATATATATACACAAACCAATTCTTGAACTTGTTTGTGTATAGTAAACGTGATGATATATATACATACATCTTCAAATTTATAGCATCTTTTACTGTATTGTTGTAAAATTCTTCTGAATTTATAACTTATTGAATGAATGGAGTGATTATGAAGCCAAGAGAGCATTGGGGCTCGCGTATTGGATTTATTATGGCTACTGCAGGTTCTGCAGTAGGCCTTGGAAGTCTTTGGAAATTTCCCTACGTTACAGGTGAGCATGGTGGCGGATTTTTTGTGATAGCTTTTCTTGTTTTTACTTTTTTTGTAGGGGCACCTATTTTTGCAGCAGAGCTGATTATGGGTAGAAAATCACAAAAAAGTCCTGTTGGGGCATTTACAGATCTTTCTAACCAATCTCAAAATTGGAAGCTGCTTGGATGGCTCTGTGTGTTTATTAACTTCTTGATTCTTTCCTACTATAGTGTAGTTGCAGGTTGGGCCGTTAATTATACATTGCTTTCTCTCAATCACTTTACTGAAAATAGAACACCTCAAGAAATTAGCGCAGTTTTTGATACAATGTATCAAGCAGGTGGCATCAACTTATTTTGGCACTTTATCTTTATGCTTTTAGCGGTGGGTGTTGTGTATGGTGGTATTAAGAGGGGTATTGAATATTGGTCCAAGATCTTGATGCCAGGCTTATTAATTATTTTGATCGGTCTGTTAATTTATGGAATGACTCTAGATGGTTTTGGAGAAGCTGTGCGCTTTGTTTTCTACCCAGACCTTGCTAAATTTAGGGCATCTTCTATATTGGAGGCTTTGGGCTTATCATTTTTTACGTTGAGTGTAGGGCTTGGAATCATGCTTACGTATGGTAGTTACATGAGAAAGTCTGACGATATTCCTAAAACTGTTGTAACAGTTGCAATCATGGATGTATCTGTTGCTCTTATGGCAGCCCTCATGATCTTTCCTATTATATTTACATTTGGATTTACTCCATCAGCAGGTCCTGGCCTTCTTTTTAAGACGCTGCCAGTTCTATTTGCAAAGCTTCCAGGAACACTTGTCCTGTCTACATTATTCTTTGTACTTGTTGTCTTTACAGCGCTTACATCGGCAATTTCTATATTAGAAGTTCTTGTTGCAACATTTATGGAGCTTTTGGGTTGGTCTAGAGGAAAAGCTATTCTTTGGATTGGTCTTGCAGTATTTGTTTTTGGTATTCCTAGTGCACTTTCTGGCGCAGGCGACATTTTCCCTCAGTGGAGTGAGATGTATGGTAGAAACTTTTTTGATACGGTCGATCACGTTTCTAATAACTGGCTTCTTCCCATTAGCGGCATGTTGATTGCTGTTTTTGCAGGATGGTTTTTGGATAAGGAGCTTTTAAAGAGCGAATTTTACCAAGGGACAGCAATGGGTAAACTTTTTAGGCCTTGGCTGTTCTTGCTTAAATACATAGCTCCTGTAGCAGTATTTCTTGTGATGCTGCAAAAGGGCGGCGTTTTAGATATTGATTCATTTTTTCACTAATAGATTAAGGGTAATTTTATGACAACAATGGGAACATTAAAAATCCATAGCGAAAATATTTTACCGATTATTAAAAAATGGCTTTATTCGGATAAAGACATTTTTGTGCGGGAACTGGTTTCTAACGCGTGTGATGCGATACGAAAAGTTAAAATCCTTACAGATCAAGGAGTTGCATCTTCTCAGGAGTCTGAGTTTGAAGTACGGGTGAGTATTGACAAGGAAGCTAGAACCTTAACTTTTGCAGATACGGGCATTGGCATGGACGCTGAAGAAGTTGAGAAGTATATTGCTCAAATTGCATTTTCTGGCGCTGAGGAATTTTTAAGTAAATATAGTTCTTCTGATGAAAAAGATCAGATCATTGGGCATTTTGGTCTTGGATTTTATTCTGCCTATATGGTGGCTGACAAAGTTGAGATCAATACGCTCTCTTATAAAGAAGGTGCAGAAGCTGTTTATTGGGTATGTGAGGGCTCTAGTGACTATGAAATAGGAGGAAGCTCTAGAGCGAAGAGAGGCACTGAGATCATCTTACACATCAATAAAGATAGTGATGAATTTCTTGAAGAGGAAAAGATCTCTGAAATTTTGGTGCGTTACTGCTCTTTCTTGCCCTATCCTATTTACTTAGGTGACAAGCACATCAATAATAAAGAGCCTCTTTGGACAAAGCCTGCTCTGGATTGCACGGAGAAGGAGTATCTTGAGTTTTATAAGAAGCTTTATCCTTTTGAAGAAGAACCTCTTTTTTGGGTACACTTGAATGTGGACTACCCGTTTAACTTAAAAGGTATTCTCTATTTTCCAAAAATCCGTCAAGGATTTGATTTTAAGAAAAATCAAATTAAATTGTTCTGTAATCGCGTTTTTGTGTCAGATAATTGCCAAGATTTGATACCTGATTATTTGATGATCCTAAGAGGTGCAATTGATAGCCCCGATATCCCTCTTAATGTGTCTAGAAGTTATTTGCAGATGGATCGTACAGTGAGAAGCCTTGCATCTCACATTTCAAAGAAAGTGGCAGAGCGTCTTTTAACATTATTCAAAACGGATAAAGATGCCTTTTATAAAGCTTGGCCAAATATTGAAGTGATTATTAAGCTGGGAGCTCTTCATGATGATAAGTTTTATGAGCGTATTAAAGAGTTACTTGTCTGGAAAAATAATCACGGTGAGTGGACGACTTTAGAAGAGTATGTAGAGAGAAATAAAGAAAAATCAGAAGGAGAGATTTTCTACACACCAGGAGAGCATCACGCCTCTTCATTTTTGGAGTTATACAAGCAGCAAGGTATAGAGGTTCTCTTTACAGATTCCATGATCGATACAGCTCTCATGAGCTTTTTAGAAGGGAAGAATACTTCGTTGAAATTCCAAAGAATTGACGGAGCTCTTTCCAAAGCACTTCTTGACCCATCTAAAGAAAAAATCATTCTAGGAGCTGATGGTAGGTCGGAATCTGCTCATTTGGCTCAATTTGTGAAGGATAAGTTAGGGCTTTCTCAAATTGAAGTAGAAGCAAAAAGCCTTGCATCTGATATGCTTCCTGCATTTATCATGATCGATGAATCATCAAGGCGTTTTAGGGATTATATCATGATGCAGCAACCAGAGATGCCAGAGGGAATGATGCCTCCACTAAAGCAGACATTTGTTGTGAATACAAATAGCAAGCTTATGGAAGCAATTAAGAAGTTGGATGTAAAAGATAGTGACCTTGCAACGGAGCTTGTGTTGCAGGTGTATGAACTTGCGTGTCTCTCACAAAAAGAGATAGATCCCAAAAATTTAAGCGCTTTTATCTCCAGGTCTAGCAAAGTTTTAGAAAAACTTGCCCTCAGAGCAAATAAATAGGCTTCTTGTATATACACAAACAAGTTCAAGAATTGTTTGTGTATAATTAGGCAAGAAGTTTAATAGCTTATTTGATCGCGAACGTGGCAATTCCAAATGCGCGTTCGCAGTTATGAGCTTTTAGGAATTAATGTTTTAAATTCTTTAATGCGCTTGTTTAACCATTCTACACAAGTATGTTGTATGAAAAAGCGCTCTTCCTCTTTTATTTCATATCCAGGATGTTCTTGAATGAGACGGTTAACATGGATGAGGAGTTTTATAAGTTTTGCAACGGTTTGTGATTGTAATTTTATTTGGGTTTGTCCTGCAGCAGGACTTATTTGACTTCTTAATCCTATAATTAATTGACTAAAATAGCCATAAGATGTGTCTGTAAGGTCATGTTGTGAGCGGTATTCTGCTCGGCTAACGCCCTGCCTAGCCTCCTCTAAAAATTTACTGTCGAAGTTTCTGAGGAGATTAAGGAAGGAAACTTCATTAACTGCCTGTTTGAGTGTCTTAGTGGGCGTTGCTTCTTCATCTAACACATTCTTGGCTATTGCAGCACGTAATTGGAGCTCATTATGAGGATGCGCTAAGATAGTTGAAGTAATCGTATTCAAAACCATTTGTAATTCTATTAGACAGGTATCTATGGTGGCACCTGCAGCTTCCCAGCTAACAGATGAATCGGCTGGCAGTGTACTGAGGGCAGAAATAGGAGAAAAAGGAGGTGATGCAGAAGTTGAGGCAGGTGAGATGTTTTCAAGCTTTCTTTCCAGCTGTTGAATATGTGATTGTTGATCTCTTATGGTCGTAATACTAGAATTTATGAATTCAGAGCGTGTAGCATCTTTTTGAGATTCCGCTGGCTGTTGTAAAGAAGGCTCTACTAAACCGCTATTTTCAATCGCTTCTAAATCATGCGCTCTTATTGCTTTAGCTCTTTCAATCTCTTGATGTGCGCTTTCAAGCTTTCCGTGCATTTCATTAAGTTCTGCACTCTCTACTCTTTGTGCTCTTTGGTTTGCTTGCTCTAATTGCACTTTCATAAGAGCAAGCTGCTTCTCTAGGTCTTGATTTTTTGTTATTAGCCGATCGTTATCTTCTGAAAGCTGTTTTTTTGTAAAGTCTAAGAGGCCATTTTTCTCTTCAAGTTCTTGGTTTTTTGCCTGAGTACTTACTAATATACTCTCTTTAGCAATCAATTGATTATCTTTTTCTGTAAGCATTTGTTGTTGATCTAAAAGATCACTTTGCTGCTTTGTATTTTGCTCTTCTAGACTTTGAACCCTTTGTTGAGAACTTTCAAACTGAACTTCTAGACTTCTAAGTTTTTGCTCTGCTTTTGAATTGCGTTGTTCTAGTTCATGTTTCTCTCTGTTAAGTTGGATGATCGTGTGATTGTGCTTTGTTGCTGATTCCTTAAGCTTTTCGATTTCTTCAGTTTTACTTGTAAGTTTACTTTTAAGGCTTTCTATATGTTGAGCAAGTTCAGTGCTAATACGTCGTGGGCTTTCTACCGCATCATGAATGCGTTCTTCAAAGTTCTTTAGTTGTATCTGCGCTTCTTCTTGTTTTACTTCTATTTCGCGTAATTCTGTTTTAGTTGCCTCTAGGAGTGTTTCAGTCTCTTGCAGCCTTGTTTGAGCCTCTACTAAATCTTTACCACGCTGCTCAATAGTACGATTAGCGCGTTGTATCTCTATTTGTGCTTCTGTAAGTTCATCTCGAATAGCTTGTTTAGATTGGTTACTTTTTGCTAAGTACTCTTGTGTTTCTTTGAAAGTTTCTGAGAGCATGTTTAGACGGTTTATAGCCTCTTCTTTTTGCTCGCGCTCTAATTGAGTATTTGCTTTGGCATTACTTAAATCTGTAGCACTCTTTGCTGTAAATCTTGCATAACGAGCATTTGTCTCTTTAAGACTACTATCTGATTGACGTATACGCTCTTCAAGTTGTGTAACATCTTCTCTATGGCGCAGTTTTTCTGTATCTAGTTGATTTTTAACAGTATCGTGTTCGAGCTTAAGTTCGTTATGTTGTTTTTGCAGTTCATCTAATAACGCTTGCTTTTCACGTGTAGCCTGTGTGAGCTCTTGAATTGCAACTTGATTTCTTTGCCGCTCTTCTTGTAGGCGAAATGCGCTAGGTTCATTGGTAGGAGTTCTTGCAATCCTTTCTTCTAGCTCTCTCTTCGCTCTTAGTGCATTACCAAGCTGCTCTTCAAGTGAGGCTACAACAGAGCGCATTTGTTTTAAGTCGCTCTCACGTACTTGAGCTCTTGCATTCGAAACAGTGTTTTTTGTAGTGAGTTGATTAATTTCGTGATCTTTTTTTCTAATTTGTGTGTCTAGTTCTCTTTTTTCTGCTTGCCCCGATGATAGCTTTGTTGCTTGTTCTGCAGATTGCATATTCAAGTGTTCAATTTGCTTTGCTTGTTGCTCTATTTGAGCCTTAGCAATTGCAAGTTCGTCTAGCTTTTGTGTTAATCTTTCATCTGCATCAGATAATCTATGCATTTTATTTAGAAGAGCTTGTGCTTGGTCTAAGATTATGTTCTGACTGCGATCTATATGGGTTTCTATTCGATCTTCAGGGCGTCTTTCTATAGGGAATGCACCAAGTTGGGCTTGTACGTTGTCCAAAAATCCAATTAGTCGTGTTGTTGCTTCTTGCAAGCGCGCAGTAACCGCATTTTTTGCTTGTTCAAGCTCTTCGTTTTCATTACGTAATGCAGTTATTTGTGTTGTTGAGTCTTGATTTTGGCTTTGAACTTCTGCAAGTCTTGAATGAAGAGCAGTTTGTTCCTGTTCCAGAGTAGCTGTGGTACTTTCAAGTTTTGTAATGAATTCTTGCATCCTCTCTTTCTCATTGCTACTGAGAGTTACAGCTCTGTGGAGTCGCTCAAGAGAGGTTTGGGCTGCATCTAAATTACTTTGTAGGCCTATATTGGAGCTTGTAAGGCGAGTATTTTGCTCTTGAGTCTCGTGAAGATTAACTCTGAGCTCTTGGTTTTCTTGTTGGTAGGCTCGAATGCGTTCTTGTAAGCGAGTTCTTTCTGCCTCAAGGTTTGTAATGCGCTCTTCAAGTGTTGCAAGTTCTCTTTTTTGTATTGCATCTGCTTGAGTTAAGTCATCAATTGTTGTGGTAAGCTCATCTTTTCTTTGTTGCAGGCGTGTAATACGCTGAAGGATTTCTTCTGCAGGAGATTCTCCCAATGATTCTGCATTATTCAAATCTTCAGTAGCACGGCTTATTGTGCTAAGAATACGTTGCTGTTCATCTTGGGCTCTTTCAAGGCCTGCAAGAATTTGGCTTTGTTTTGTAAGGACTTGCTCTTTTTCGGCTGTAACTGCATTAAATTGTCCATATAGAGCCTCTCTTTGTGCTGTCAACTCCTCTATTTGGGCATCGCGCTCTCTAAGAGTTACTTCTTGTCTTTCGATACGCTCAAGTGCACTGCGTAATCTAGTTGAAAGAGTATCGAGTTCTTCTTGCCTGGTAGAGGCTTCTCTTTCAAGTCTATCGATTTGTGCAGCAAGTCCTTTGTTAAGTGCTCTAGCAGCAGATAGCTCAGTTATAGAAACTCTATTATTTTCTGAAAGTTCTTGAGTTAGCTTAGTTATTTCTTCATCTTGTTCTCCTATAAACACCATTGAGTCTTCTAAATCAGCTTGAAGTTTTGTGCTTTCTTCGCTGCTTGCTATGCTAGACGCACGCGCTTGTTCATTTGCGCTTGCAACAGCTGCTTGTAAGCGTCTAATTTCATCAAGAGTGTATTGAACAAGTGCTTCGGTGGTTTCAGGAATAGATTCTCTTGTAGGAGTTGCTCCAAGGTGCGCTGCAATAGTGCGTAGTTGTTCTAGAGCTTGCTGAGCTGCAGCGCTTCTTTGTTCTTGAAGCTCTGTTTCTAGCAGAGCTTTTCTTACGTTAAATTCTTCTGTAAGTCTACTTCTTGCACTTTCTGCTTCTTGCCTTACTTGCATAATGTCTTGTGCTGTTTGTAGAATCTCGCTTTGGGTTTGTCCTAGCTGAGCTCTTAGACCCCCAATAGTTTGTTCTTGCTGTGCATTTTGAAGAAGTGCCTCTCTTAGCTCTAATTCTTTTTGCTGCAGTAATCCTTGAGACACTCTAAGAGAGTCTTCAAGAGTTCTAATTGTTTCAGTTGTAGTTCTTTCAGAGGCTTGAGTCTGTTCTGATTGCCTTGTAAGTAGAGAAAGTTGTTGTTGTAGATGTTGCAATGTTTCTTCTAGTTGTTGAATGCGACCTTCTTGCTCCCTTGTGTTTGTTGTAGTTGTTGCTTGTAAAGAAGTTAGCTCTTGTATAAGCGATGTAATTCTTTCGTTGAGGCGCACCTCTTGCTCTTGCAAGGATCTTTGTAGAGATGCATTATGTGTGCGTAAACGTTCATTGTCTGCTTGCATTTCTTGTAAGAGAGTTTCTGCCCTTGCATGATCCTCCCTAAGGGTACCAAGTTCCTGTGCTGTAAGTGTATGAGTTTCTAAAAGTGCATCATGATCCTGTCTTAGTTTTACAAGCTGCTTTGCTATATCAATACGTGTTGTTATAAGGTTTGAGATTTGTTCTGATTTTTCTGCGCTTTCTCTTTGAAGTCGTTCTATGTGAGCTTCATTTGCATGCAACAGTTCTTGTTGTCCTTGAATAGTCCTTTCCAGGCTAGCGTTTGCCCGATTAGAAAGTGTGAAACGACTGTTTAGTCCATCAAGTTGTGTATTTAGAATGCGATTTTCTCTTTGAATATCTTCTAATTGCTGTGTAAGGCCTGTTTGTTGTTGTTGAAGAGTTTGATATTGATTACGGTTAGCTTCAAGATCCCTTTCAAGATCATGGATTTTATCTTCATCTTGTATGTGTTGTGCCTGAAGTGCGCTATTATCCCTTTGTGCAGTTTCAAATTCTTGTGTCTTTTCCTGGAGTTGTCTAAAAAGGTCATTTCTTTCACGCTGGACAGTAGCTATGCTCTCTTCTAGATCTGCAAGTCTTCTTTCTTGTTTTTGAACTTGTGTTGTAAGTGCTGTAATTCTATTGTCTTTTTCTTCAACCTCGTGAAGGGCTGTTTCAATCCACTCAGTTGGTGTGTTTTGCTCTGCAATATGTAAAGAGGATGATAGGCTACTTATTAAAGAGCCACGCTCTGCTTGTACCCGTTGTAGCTCTTCTGTTACCGAAGCTTTTTCATGTCTTGCCGCTGCAAGATCTCGTTCAAGATTTTCTATCCTTTGTTGAAAATCTGTCTCTTTGGCTTGAAATTCACGAGTTGCTGCGGCAAGTTGTGCTTCACTTGTTCTTGTGCGCTCTTCAAACACGTGAGTCTCTTCTCTAGCATGTGCAAGTTCTGTTTCAAGCTGCTGTGTTCTTTCTGCATGAGCGGTTCGTAAGTCACTTAATACTGTTTCTAACTCAGCTGCATGCATGCGTGCATTCTCAAGTTGCGTGTTTAACTGCTCTTTTTCTTGAATAAAAAGCATTTCTTCAAATTCATGAGATAACTCAAGATCACGAATTTGGCCGAGTAAGTCATCGATCGTACGATTATTTTGGCCGAGTGTAGTAGCATTTGCTCGTAATAGGTCGAGTGCACTTGCAAGTCCTGCAGATCTTATTAGGTGTTCGTTTTCAAGTCTTGTAAGAGCACTCTTTGTTTT
This genomic window from Chlamydiales bacterium contains:
- the htpG gene encoding molecular chaperone HtpG, translating into MTTMGTLKIHSENILPIIKKWLYSDKDIFVRELVSNACDAIRKVKILTDQGVASSQESEFEVRVSIDKEARTLTFADTGIGMDAEEVEKYIAQIAFSGAEEFLSKYSSSDEKDQIIGHFGLGFYSAYMVADKVEINTLSYKEGAEAVYWVCEGSSDYEIGGSSRAKRGTEIILHINKDSDEFLEEEKISEILVRYCSFLPYPIYLGDKHINNKEPLWTKPALDCTEKEYLEFYKKLYPFEEEPLFWVHLNVDYPFNLKGILYFPKIRQGFDFKKNQIKLFCNRVFVSDNCQDLIPDYLMILRGAIDSPDIPLNVSRSYLQMDRTVRSLASHISKKVAERLLTLFKTDKDAFYKAWPNIEVIIKLGALHDDKFYERIKELLVWKNNHGEWTTLEEYVERNKEKSEGEIFYTPGEHHASSFLELYKQQGIEVLFTDSMIDTALMSFLEGKNTSLKFQRIDGALSKALLDPSKEKIILGADGRSESAHLAQFVKDKLGLSQIEVEAKSLASDMLPAFIMIDESSRRFRDYIMMQQPEMPEGMMPPLKQTFVVNTNSKLMEAIKKLDVKDSDLATELVLQVYELACLSQKEIDPKNLSAFISRSSKVLEKLALRANK
- a CDS encoding sodium-dependent transporter produces the protein MKPREHWGSRIGFIMATAGSAVGLGSLWKFPYVTGEHGGGFFVIAFLVFTFFVGAPIFAAELIMGRKSQKSPVGAFTDLSNQSQNWKLLGWLCVFINFLILSYYSVVAGWAVNYTLLSLNHFTENRTPQEISAVFDTMYQAGGINLFWHFIFMLLAVGVVYGGIKRGIEYWSKILMPGLLIILIGLLIYGMTLDGFGEAVRFVFYPDLAKFRASSILEALGLSFFTLSVGLGIMLTYGSYMRKSDDIPKTVVTVAIMDVSVALMAALMIFPIIFTFGFTPSAGPGLLFKTLPVLFAKLPGTLVLSTLFFVLVVFTALTSAISILEVLVATFMELLGWSRGKAILWIGLAVFVFGIPSALSGAGDIFPQWSEMYGRNFFDTVDHVSNNWLLPISGMLIAVFAGWFLDKELLKSEFYQGTAMGKLFRPWLFLLKYIAPVAVFLVMLQKGGVLDIDSFFH
- a CDS encoding NAD+ synthase; amino-acid sequence: MKITLAQINPTVGAIALNKERIIASIHQAKKEKSDLLLTPELALCGYPPLDLLFLPHFVEDLEKALLEILPETKDITILLGTVRKNPSKKEKFLFNSAALLQNGQILDFYDKQLLPTYDVFDERRYFEPGTKPLIFELCQKRMAVTICEDLWQHSKLLKDTCYYHDPVLQLQSKNIDLLLNLSASPYSIHKPHTRIEIAKRAAITLKCPLILCNQVGANDGLIFDGHSMLIDAHGKLNLFAKGFSEEILSLSPFSHAPINPSYNEIEGLYRALVMGVRDYFHKLGFTKACLGLSGGIDSALVACIATEALGPENVLALSMPSLYSSNECKKDALFLAKTLKIRFKELSIDPLFQCFLNTLSQPLNLATNDITEENLQARIRGMLLMAFSNKENSLLLNTANKSELAMGYSTLYGDSCGALSVLGDVYKTMLYQLANWIHDTSHTIPLSIIERAPSAELRPNQKDSDSLPDYDLLDKILCDYIEMGLSIKEIGRKNNVHPDYVAIWIKKLHQNEYKRKQSPLILRVTEKALTPLVGRHIPTVHKYIR
- a CDS encoding histone; translation: MALKNTIKGIQDLLAGITTDLQKADNGNKAAAQRVRTGTIKLEKLAKVYRKESIADEKKNKGKKPAKAAKPAKKAAPKKAAAKPAHKAVAKKAVHHKKAVHHKKAAVKSSHLSVKRPTAKLHHKKKR